The following proteins are co-located in the Echinicola sp. 20G genome:
- a CDS encoding YebC/PmpR family DNA-binding transcriptional regulator: MGRAFEFRKERKFKRWSKMSKVFTRLGKEIVIAVKAGGPDPENNPKLRTVMQNAKGAAMPKDRIEAAIKRASNKDQSNYEEVVYEGYAPHGVAILVEASTDNINRTVANVRHYFTKGGGSLGTSGSVSFMFDHKAVFRFPQDDHDMEELELDLIDYGLDDIDENEGEIYIYTAFEDFGNMQKALEERNIEVTSAEFQRFPTTTVDLTEEQEEEVNKMIERMEEDDDVNHVFHNIS, from the coding sequence ATGGGAAGAGCATTCGAATTTAGAAAAGAGAGAAAATTCAAGCGTTGGAGCAAAATGTCCAAAGTCTTTACCCGTCTGGGAAAAGAAATCGTCATAGCCGTAAAAGCGGGTGGTCCTGATCCGGAAAACAACCCTAAGCTTAGGACGGTAATGCAAAACGCAAAAGGTGCTGCTATGCCCAAAGACCGCATCGAAGCGGCCATTAAAAGAGCAAGCAACAAAGACCAAAGTAACTACGAAGAAGTAGTATATGAAGGCTATGCACCTCACGGAGTAGCCATACTTGTGGAAGCTTCTACGGATAATATCAATAGGACTGTAGCGAACGTACGTCACTATTTCACCAAAGGCGGCGGATCATTGGGAACCTCAGGATCTGTGAGTTTCATGTTTGACCATAAGGCTGTTTTCAGATTTCCGCAAGATGATCACGACATGGAAGAACTAGAGCTTGATCTTATTGATTATGGTTTGGATGATATTGACGAAAACGAAGGGGAAATCTATATTTATACGGCATTTGAGGACTTCGGCAACATGCAAAAAGCGCTGGAAGAAAGAAACATTGAGGTAACAAGTGCCGAATTCCAACGTTTTCCGACCACAACGGTTGATCTTACTGAAGAGCAGGAAGAGGAGGTAAATAAAATGATTGAAAGAATGGAAGAGGACGATGATGTAAACCACGTCTTTCATAATATTTCATAA
- the yjjX gene encoding inosine/xanthosine triphosphatase: protein MAFPKRKNIQKRERQLLVVVGSQNPVKINCTDSSFHKVFEEHHFVVQGLNVNSEVSEQPFGDAETYRGAYNRAKNAKNTFPEADYWVGIEGGVDEMGEDLIAYAWVVIIDQQGNTGKSKTSTFFLPKAISNLIKGGMELGDADDQVFNRENSKQGNGAVGILTKSLVNRQEYYEQAVILALIPFVNESIY from the coding sequence ATGGCATTTCCGAAAAGAAAAAATATCCAGAAGCGTGAAAGGCAGCTTCTGGTGGTCGTGGGTAGTCAAAACCCAGTAAAAATCAATTGTACCGACAGTAGTTTTCACAAAGTATTTGAAGAGCACCATTTTGTGGTACAAGGGCTTAATGTAAACTCAGAAGTCAGCGAGCAGCCTTTTGGAGATGCAGAAACTTACAGAGGAGCTTATAACAGGGCAAAAAATGCTAAAAATACTTTTCCAGAAGCCGATTACTGGGTGGGTATCGAAGGAGGAGTGGATGAAATGGGTGAAGATCTGATTGCTTATGCTTGGGTCGTCATCATAGACCAGCAAGGGAATACAGGGAAATCCAAAACTTCCACTTTCTTTTTGCCCAAAGCCATCAGCAATTTGATCAAAGGAGGCATGGAACTTGGGGATGCAGATGATCAGGTTTTCAACCGGGAAAACTCCAAACAAGGGAATGGAGCTGTAGGCATCTTGACTAAAAGCCTGGTAAACAGGCAAGAATATTACGAACAAGCTGTTATACTTGCTTTAATACCATTCGTGAATGAAAGCATCTATTAA
- a CDS encoding co-chaperone YbbN, producing the protein MLQELDQDNLQEIITQHDKVIVQYGATWCGNCRIMKPKMKRLSGNYEEVKFLYVDAEKLPESRKLAQVNNLPTFASFKNGQLVNQAQTNKEDNLKALIDEIANN; encoded by the coding sequence ATGTTACAAGAATTAGATCAGGACAATTTGCAGGAAATCATCACCCAGCATGACAAGGTAATTGTACAATATGGTGCTACTTGGTGTGGGAATTGTCGTATTATGAAGCCTAAAATGAAACGTTTATCTGGCAATTATGAAGAAGTGAAATTTTTGTATGTAGATGCAGAAAAGCTTCCCGAATCCCGCAAACTAGCGCAAGTAAATAACTTGCCTACATTTGCTTCCTTTAAAAATGGCCAACTGGTCAACCAAGCTCAAACCAACAAAGAAGACAACTTAAAAGCATTGATCGATGAGATTGCCAATAATTAA
- a CDS encoding nitroreductase, which produces MEKPVFNIEEVNKIIRNRRSMFVAQFKESDPIEDFIIEEMLENANWAPTHKLTEPWRFTVFSGEGLKELARFQSELYKERAEKNGNFKVPVYEKLQQNPLKCSHVIAIAMKRDLGSGLPEMEEVASVSMAVQNMYLTASAHGLAAYWGTGGVTFYPEAKEYFGLEEEDKLMGFFFVAKPNLDIWPAGRRKPIADKVKWVK; this is translated from the coding sequence ATGGAAAAGCCTGTTTTTAATATTGAAGAAGTAAATAAAATTATCCGAAACCGACGATCCATGTTTGTGGCCCAGTTTAAGGAAAGTGACCCAATTGAGGACTTCATCATTGAGGAAATGCTGGAAAATGCCAATTGGGCACCTACTCACAAACTGACAGAACCGTGGAGATTTACTGTTTTTTCTGGTGAGGGACTTAAAGAACTGGCTAGGTTTCAGTCAGAGTTGTACAAGGAGAGGGCTGAGAAAAACGGCAATTTTAAAGTTCCTGTGTATGAAAAATTACAGCAAAATCCATTGAAATGTTCTCATGTGATCGCAATAGCGATGAAAAGGGACCTTGGTTCAGGTCTGCCAGAAATGGAAGAAGTAGCGTCAGTTTCCATGGCAGTTCAAAATATGTACCTCACTGCAAGTGCGCATGGTTTGGCGGCATATTGGGGAACAGGAGGAGTAACTTTTTATCCTGAGGCAAAGGAATACTTTGGTTTGGAAGAGGAGGATAAGTTGATGGGATTTTTCTTTGTGGCTAAACCTAACTTGGATATTTGGCCGGCAGGTAGGAGAAAGCCTATTGCAGATAAAGTGAAATGGGTGAAATAA
- a CDS encoding VOC family protein, producing MAAVNPYLTFLGNCEEAFNFYKSVFGGEFSYMGKFSDMPPQEGVTLSEEDKNKVMHVSLPIGQTILMGSDTGGEWAPKTIIGNNITISITADSKEDADRYFSQLSKGGKVTMPMADTFWGDYFGMFTDKFDINWMVGFNENNQT from the coding sequence ATGGCAGCAGTAAATCCTTACCTCACATTCTTGGGCAATTGTGAAGAAGCCTTCAACTTTTACAAATCAGTTTTTGGTGGAGAATTTAGCTATATGGGCAAATTCTCAGATATGCCTCCACAAGAAGGGGTCACGCTTTCGGAAGAAGATAAAAACAAAGTCATGCATGTTAGCTTACCCATAGGCCAGACCATTCTGATGGGCAGTGACACAGGTGGAGAATGGGCTCCGAAAACAATAATCGGTAATAACATAACAATTTCCATCACTGCTGACAGTAAAGAAGATGCTGATCGTTATTTTAGCCAATTGTCAAAAGGGGGAAAAGTGACCATGCCTATGGCGGATACGTTTTGGGGAGATTATTTTGGCATGTTTACGGACAAGTTTGACATTAATTGGATGGTTGGTTTTAACGAAAACAATCAGACTTAA
- a CDS encoding MliC family protein, with translation MMNHALLLKLLLIVGLIVSCQPKSTDDQKNTDSLQEIEEGETYRYLADDQEHYYSVIFQKNDTSQHLVLLDETNGQQYELQSTQAASGAKYQNQEGYFFWIKGEEFMWGKDDSISQKGHLIVDEKKTTNEASLFDLSLQGNYVDDSYAKREEGFDWVAISIKKINAHTMRVSIRSRADKKKPTCTLDVNANVISENQLKVFEDDKAILFTFENNQLTIRTENEADDALLYFYCSGGASIGGTYSKIDGELDHKQIDPTQYAKTLNMSDQIFFLSVRENQLTIESPTLEIDKGPYTQTLQGEVINAELGDLDIDNQAEIFVYTKDDKGFGHLVGYSVNNGKSLSMINMPDIQTNPEASDSYEGQDEFAVVESTLVRRYPIAGTDQMRQLQYKLQDGEAVKQLVIDKIIEY, from the coding sequence ATGATGAACCACGCACTGTTATTGAAACTATTGTTAATCGTTGGCCTTATTGTTTCTTGCCAACCAAAATCTACCGATGACCAAAAAAACACCGATTCGCTTCAAGAAATAGAAGAAGGAGAAACCTATCGATATTTAGCAGATGATCAAGAACATTATTACTCCGTAATTTTTCAAAAAAATGACACTTCCCAACACTTAGTTCTGCTGGATGAGACAAACGGCCAACAATATGAACTTCAATCCACCCAAGCTGCTAGCGGGGCCAAATACCAAAATCAGGAAGGCTATTTCTTTTGGATAAAGGGAGAGGAATTCATGTGGGGAAAGGATGATAGCATTTCTCAAAAAGGACATTTGATAGTAGATGAAAAAAAAACTACAAATGAAGCCTCTTTGTTTGACCTATCCCTCCAAGGCAACTATGTAGACGATAGCTATGCCAAGCGTGAAGAAGGCTTTGATTGGGTGGCCATCAGCATCAAAAAAATAAACGCTCATACCATGCGTGTGTCGATCAGATCCAGAGCTGATAAGAAAAAACCAACCTGTACACTTGATGTAAATGCAAACGTCATCAGTGAAAACCAATTAAAAGTCTTCGAGGATGATAAAGCCATTCTTTTTACTTTTGAAAATAACCAGCTTACCATCAGAACAGAAAACGAAGCTGATGATGCATTACTCTACTTTTATTGTTCCGGAGGAGCAAGTATTGGAGGCACTTATTCCAAAATAGACGGTGAGCTAGACCATAAACAAATTGACCCAACACAATATGCAAAAACGCTCAATATGAGCGATCAGATATTTTTCCTGAGTGTTAGAGAAAATCAACTTACAATAGAATCCCCTACCCTAGAGATTGATAAAGGTCCTTATACACAGACTCTGCAAGGAGAAGTGATCAATGCGGAACTTGGAGACTTGGATATTGATAACCAAGCCGAAATATTTGTCTACACCAAAGATGATAAAGGCTTTGGGCATTTGGTAGGTTATTCAGTGAACAATGGAAAATCATTGAGCATGATCAATATGCCAGACATCCAAACTAACCCTGAAGCGAGTGACAGTTATGAAGGTCAAGATGAATTTGCCGTGGTAGAAAGTACTTTAGTACGCCGTTACCCAATTGCAGGAACAGACCAGATGAGACAATTACAATATAAATTGCAAGATGGTGAGGCAGTCAAGCAACTGGTTATCGATAAGATCATTGAATATTAA
- a CDS encoding sulfatase gives MSWAKSNLLTIFLLFISLIGYSQTPNIIMIMTDDQGWMDAGFNGNEIIKTPNMDKLASMGMVFSRFYSAGPVCSPTRASYITGRNPVRIGIADANQGHMKPEEITLPELLKDNGYATGHFGKWHLGTLTKETKDGNRGGRPEQESHYSLPNMHGYDTYFCSESKVATYDPLKVPEEFEDGESLRYGWKAIDRDRPSKAYGTYYWIGEEQIAKDNLEGDDARVIMDRVLPFIDQSLKDDAPFFTSIWFHTPHLPVVSDTRHRELYANLSFEKQLYYGTITALDEQIGRLWDYLEERGLAGNTLIFFCSDNGPEVQTPGSSGIYRGKKRSLYEGGVRVPAFALWKGHIKGGTRTNFPAVTSDYLPTILHLLDIPYPDKRPIDGESFYPLLLGNKQNRTKPIGFIYQNHQRISWVNEQYKLVRDAPNRPLELYDLINDPSEKENIIQQLPFIASKMEDELQEWLGSVENSKNGGDY, from the coding sequence ATGAGCTGGGCAAAAAGCAATCTTCTGACAATCTTCCTGTTATTTATTTCTCTAATTGGCTATTCCCAAACACCCAACATCATTATGATCATGACAGATGATCAGGGATGGATGGATGCAGGATTTAATGGAAATGAAATAATCAAAACCCCAAATATGGACAAATTAGCTTCCATGGGTATGGTTTTTAGTCGCTTTTACAGCGCTGGCCCCGTATGCTCTCCTACCCGTGCCAGCTACATTACCGGAAGAAATCCAGTTCGAATTGGCATTGCAGATGCCAATCAAGGGCATATGAAGCCTGAAGAAATCACTCTCCCTGAGTTGCTCAAAGACAATGGGTATGCAACAGGGCATTTTGGAAAATGGCATTTGGGAACCCTGACAAAAGAAACCAAAGACGGCAATAGAGGCGGAAGGCCAGAACAAGAAAGCCACTATAGTTTACCCAATATGCATGGGTACGACACCTATTTCTGTTCTGAATCCAAAGTAGCCACTTATGATCCGCTTAAAGTTCCTGAGGAATTTGAAGATGGAGAGAGTCTACGCTACGGGTGGAAGGCTATTGATAGAGATAGGCCATCCAAAGCCTATGGCACCTATTATTGGATAGGAGAAGAACAGATCGCCAAGGATAATCTAGAAGGGGATGATGCCAGAGTGATCATGGATAGAGTTTTGCCTTTTATTGACCAATCCCTAAAAGATGACGCTCCTTTCTTTACAAGCATATGGTTCCACACCCCCCATCTTCCTGTAGTCTCTGATACTCGACACAGGGAACTTTATGCTAATCTTAGTTTCGAGAAACAGTTGTACTACGGAACCATTACCGCCTTGGATGAGCAGATCGGAAGACTTTGGGATTATTTGGAAGAACGTGGACTAGCCGGAAATACCCTGATTTTCTTTTGCAGTGATAATGGCCCTGAGGTACAAACTCCAGGCAGCTCAGGAATCTATAGAGGAAAGAAAAGAAGTCTTTACGAGGGAGGTGTTCGGGTACCTGCCTTTGCACTTTGGAAAGGTCATATCAAGGGAGGAACTAGAACAAACTTTCCAGCTGTAACCAGTGATTATTTACCCACTATATTACATCTTTTGGATATACCCTATCCTGACAAGAGACCTATCGATGGAGAAAGCTTCTACCCTTTACTTTTGGGAAATAAGCAAAATAGAACGAAACCTATTGGCTTTATTTATCAAAATCATCAAAGAATATCGTGGGTAAATGAACAGTACAAATTGGTTAGAGACGCACCCAATCGCCCCCTGGAGCTTTATGATTTGATAAACGACCCTAGCGAGAAAGAAAATATTATCCAACAATTACCCTTTATAGCTTCAAAAATGGAAGATGAACTTCAAGAGTGGTTAGGATCAGTGGAAAACAGCAAGAATGGAGGAGATTACTAA
- a CDS encoding GNAT family N-acetyltransferase, which yields MDLQIRQELPKDKELVSALIQEAFANEPMSDHREQFLVERLRKSEHYIPELSLVAVSKGQILGHILLSKINVKDNHQFHEVLALAPVSVLPEYQRKGIGGKLISESHRKAREMNFKGILVLGHKDYYPKFGYKAADNFGISFPFDVPNENCMAIELYQGAFKNISGKVQYPKEFFE from the coding sequence ATGGACCTTCAAATTAGACAAGAATTACCTAAAGATAAGGAGCTTGTTTCTGCATTAATTCAAGAGGCTTTTGCCAATGAGCCTATGAGTGATCACCGTGAACAATTTCTTGTAGAACGTTTAAGGAAATCTGAGCACTACATTCCTGAGCTTTCTTTAGTTGCAGTATCCAAAGGCCAAATTTTAGGTCACATTTTACTCAGCAAAATAAATGTTAAAGATAATCACCAATTTCATGAAGTTCTAGCGTTGGCTCCAGTAAGTGTTTTGCCTGAATATCAAAGAAAAGGAATTGGAGGGAAATTAATATCTGAGTCCCATAGAAAAGCCCGAGAAATGAACTTCAAAGGGATATTAGTACTCGGTCATAAGGATTATTACCCTAAGTTTGGGTATAAGGCAGCTGACAATTTTGGAATTTCTTTTCCATTTGATGTCCCGAATGAGAATTGTATGGCAATAGAGCTATACCAAGGTGCTTTCAAAAATATCTCTGGAAAAGTACAATATCCAAAGGAATTTTTTGAATGA
- a CDS encoding LytTR family DNA-binding domain-containing protein produces the protein MKNILKYHPSYNKKWGLTILTGLFLFFVLYFYEGFGIEQGLSFSGHNLFIRALIFGLFTSLSFYIHEFLLSKFLVPKNNIQNVFWALLEIFMGANVTFLLFNYFWNWTEWFWNAYFLLLGEYSSVMLIPVIMVWLWGKTQRKIEAAHHMLTFKSENGKHQLKLKEENLLFIKSEDNYVEIHYLSNHKVKHELLRNTLKRIQEQNPTFHYLIKCHRSYLVNYQNIQQTQLAKSRMLLDLGHDLFIPVSPKYIESITKLTDQ, from the coding sequence TTGAAAAACATACTAAAATATCACCCTAGTTATAACAAGAAATGGGGCCTAACCATTCTTACGGGCTTGTTCCTTTTTTTTGTACTTTATTTCTACGAAGGTTTTGGAATTGAACAAGGGCTATCTTTCTCTGGACACAATCTCTTTATACGGGCTTTAATTTTTGGTTTATTCACTTCTTTAAGCTTTTATATCCATGAATTCCTTTTATCTAAATTCCTAGTCCCCAAAAACAATATTCAAAATGTATTTTGGGCTCTCTTGGAAATATTCATGGGCGCCAATGTCACTTTTTTGTTGTTTAATTATTTCTGGAACTGGACAGAATGGTTCTGGAATGCTTACTTTCTTCTATTGGGAGAATACAGTTCTGTAATGCTCATTCCAGTGATCATGGTATGGCTCTGGGGAAAAACACAAAGAAAGATTGAGGCCGCACACCATATGCTGACCTTTAAATCTGAGAATGGTAAGCATCAATTGAAGCTAAAGGAAGAAAATTTATTGTTTATCAAATCGGAAGACAATTATGTAGAAATCCATTATTTGTCCAATCATAAAGTCAAGCATGAATTGCTGAGAAATACGCTTAAGCGCATCCAGGAACAGAATCCTACCTTCCATTATCTTATTAAATGTCACCGAAGCTATCTGGTCAATTATCAAAATATCCAACAGACACAGTTAGCTAAAAGTAGAATGCTACTTGATCTAGGCCATGATCTATTCATTCCTGTCTCTCCCAAATACATTGAATCGATCACCAAGCTTACAGATCAATAA
- a CDS encoding serine hydrolase, with translation MKKSLLLLLYISILCFSCGKALQRSHNFTVSRLDSLIVAENKMDQFHGSILVGSQDEIIYHSAIGLADRNWNIPVSLDTHFDVASLNKSFIAALVLLAVEESKLKLEDSLKDLLSNYQYQGNFDSNITIHHMLCHISGLPDYDSVNDSLSKHHFKAFKRLHFSNKGYVDFISQLPKIDFPNQQFYYSNFAYHLLCIILEDTYHTSFPELLKTKICQPLGLENTYSTTSNETIFPELAEAYNWNPDSKSWIKNNFIDLSLGRRIFSTSEDLYKWAKAMNNNQLLSPASLQQMQTNHLAHLTDQIAYGYGWAIFDRKGHYKMGNLDLPQPYIIHGGATEGYKSMLINIDHGTYIVAFLSNVGDQTNEMTLAKKIAHILTQH, from the coding sequence ATGAAAAAGTCCCTATTACTTTTACTATACATTTCCATTCTATGCTTTAGTTGTGGAAAAGCACTTCAGCGAAGCCATAATTTCACTGTCTCACGGTTGGACAGCCTGATCGTTGCTGAAAATAAAATGGATCAATTCCACGGTTCCATTCTTGTTGGAAGCCAAGATGAGATCATTTACCATAGTGCAATTGGATTGGCAGATCGAAATTGGAATATTCCTGTGAGCTTGGATACTCATTTTGACGTCGCCTCTCTAAATAAGTCTTTCATTGCTGCATTGGTACTCCTGGCTGTGGAAGAAAGTAAGCTTAAGTTAGAAGACAGTTTGAAAGACCTATTAAGCAATTATCAATATCAGGGAAACTTTGACTCCAACATCACCATTCATCATATGCTATGTCATATTTCAGGGCTTCCTGATTATGATTCCGTCAATGATTCGTTGTCCAAGCACCATTTTAAAGCCTTCAAAAGGCTCCACTTTTCTAACAAGGGATATGTGGACTTTATCAGTCAACTTCCTAAAATAGACTTCCCCAACCAGCAGTTTTATTATAGCAATTTTGCCTACCATTTACTTTGTATCATCTTGGAAGATACTTACCACACTTCCTTTCCTGAGTTACTAAAAACAAAAATCTGCCAACCATTGGGACTGGAAAATACCTACTCTACCACCTCCAATGAAACCATATTTCCCGAATTGGCAGAAGCTTATAACTGGAACCCTGATAGTAAAAGCTGGATAAAAAACAATTTCATTGACCTTAGCTTGGGCAGACGTATTTTTTCGACATCTGAGGATCTTTATAAATGGGCAAAGGCCATGAACAACAACCAACTGCTTTCTCCAGCTTCCTTACAGCAAATGCAAACGAACCATCTTGCTCACCTAACTGATCAAATAGCTTATGGATACGGCTGGGCCATATTTGATAGAAAAGGACACTATAAAATGGGAAATCTTGACTTACCTCAACCCTATATCATTCATGGTGGAGCCACCGAGGGCTACAAATCGATGTTGATCAATATTGACCATGGAACTTATATTGTCGCTTTCCTCTCCAATGTAGGTGACCAAACCAATGAAATGACTCTGGCAAAAAAAATAGCGCATATCCTAACCCAACATTAA
- a CDS encoding TfoX/Sxy family protein: protein MAYNTFLADRIEHVLSHAGQPFEAKKMMGGLCFMVNGKMCIGVHEDRIMARVGPEQYEDALHQAGCMEMNFTGKSMKGFVFIDGTVVDTEPQLEYWVDKCLKFNPQAKSSKKKN, encoded by the coding sequence ATGGCTTATAATACCTTTTTGGCAGATAGAATCGAACATGTGCTCAGTCATGCAGGCCAACCATTTGAAGCGAAGAAAATGATGGGTGGACTTTGCTTTATGGTCAATGGAAAAATGTGCATTGGCGTTCATGAAGACAGGATCATGGCGAGAGTTGGGCCCGAACAATATGAGGATGCACTCCATCAGGCAGGCTGTATGGAAATGAACTTTACTGGCAAAAGCATGAAAGGTTTTGTCTTTATCGATGGTACCGTAGTGGATACTGAGCCACAACTGGAATATTGGGTGGACAAGTGCCTAAAGTTTAACCCACAGGCCAAGTCAAGTAAGAAGAAAAACTAA
- a CDS encoding nitrate/nitrite transporter — translation MSTRKGILPLIVIAQFCCTSLWFAGNAVMRDLLLNFHLGAETLAHLTSAVQFGFILGTLLFAFFNISDRFSPSRVFLSCALLGGVFNLGILWSNNTLISLIAFRFLTGFCLAGIYPVGMKIASDYFDKGLGKSLGFLVGALVLGTAFPHFLKAFSFGLSWAYVIIFTTGLAIVGGLMIGIFVPDGPNRQAAAKVDFNIVFNVFKKPDFKAAAIGYFGHMWELYAFLAFIPVILSAYKTIHLSASFGISLWSFIIIGIGALGCVTAGYLSVNNGAKRIASKALGSSGLCCIFSPLAFFQPSPVVFLLFLIFWGFTVVADSPLFSSLIAQNAPSTNKGTALTIVNCIGFAITIFSIQLLNFLHKAFSPSYIFIFLAIGPVLGLLALWKRK, via the coding sequence ATGTCAACAAGAAAAGGTATTCTTCCTCTCATTGTAATCGCCCAGTTTTGCTGCACCTCTCTTTGGTTTGCGGGTAATGCCGTGATGAGAGACTTACTGCTCAATTTCCACCTTGGAGCTGAAACGCTTGCACACCTCACTTCAGCTGTGCAGTTTGGTTTTATTCTGGGAACATTACTTTTCGCTTTCTTCAATATCTCAGACAGGTTTTCGCCATCGAGGGTTTTCTTAAGTTGTGCCCTTTTGGGAGGTGTTTTCAACCTTGGAATACTATGGTCAAACAATACACTGATCAGTTTAATCGCATTTAGGTTTCTAACTGGGTTTTGCTTGGCAGGGATTTACCCGGTAGGAATGAAAATCGCTTCGGATTATTTTGATAAAGGACTAGGAAAATCACTTGGTTTTTTGGTAGGGGCTTTGGTTTTGGGAACAGCCTTTCCTCATTTTCTAAAAGCTTTCTCATTTGGATTGTCATGGGCATATGTCATCATTTTTACTACAGGTCTCGCTATTGTTGGCGGTTTGATGATAGGGATTTTCGTCCCCGATGGTCCTAATAGGCAAGCCGCTGCTAAAGTAGACTTTAATATTGTATTCAATGTTTTCAAAAAACCTGATTTTAAAGCAGCAGCAATAGGTTACTTTGGACATATGTGGGAGCTTTATGCCTTTTTGGCATTTATTCCTGTGATCCTATCTGCTTATAAAACCATCCACCTTTCCGCCTCTTTTGGAATTTCCTTATGGTCATTTATTATCATTGGCATTGGGGCTTTGGGCTGTGTGACTGCTGGCTACCTTTCTGTGAACAATGGAGCAAAAAGGATCGCCTCTAAAGCATTAGGTTCATCTGGACTTTGCTGTATATTTTCTCCATTAGCATTTTTCCAGCCATCTCCGGTTGTATTCCTACTTTTTTTGATCTTTTGGGGATTCACAGTCGTAGCAGACTCACCACTTTTCTCGAGCCTTATTGCCCAAAATGCACCTTCCACAAACAAAGGAACGGCCCTAACTATTGTCAATTGTATTGGCTTCGCTATTACCATTTTCAGTATTCAGCTCCTCAATTTCCTTCACAAAGCATTCTCCCCATCCTATATTTTCATTTTCTTAGCAATTGGGCCAGTGTTGGGTTTATTGGCACTATGGAAAAGAAAATGA
- a CDS encoding RNA polymerase sigma factor, with protein MSLLHTNISDSKINCSEQWWVDLINGDKSGLEAIYDYYVDDLYRYGMAINNNNSLIKDCIQEVFISLWKYRNNLKKGVNVKSYLYRCLSNKIQKEIVKDRKKFHSNSIENFEYLFLVDSCEKKMIDKQLLSELQQKLSTGITSLPDRQKEVIHLLFFENKTYEEVSNIMSINLRSVYTLAWKAISKLKKLIAAISLLLFACNF; from the coding sequence ATGTCATTGCTTCACACTAACATATCAGATTCAAAAATCAATTGCTCTGAGCAGTGGTGGGTAGACTTAATCAATGGAGATAAATCTGGATTAGAAGCAATCTATGACTATTATGTTGATGACCTATATCGGTATGGAATGGCCATTAATAACAATAATAGCCTAATCAAAGACTGTATTCAAGAAGTGTTTATTAGCCTCTGGAAGTATCGAAACAACTTAAAAAAAGGGGTAAATGTCAAGAGCTACCTTTACAGGTGCCTCAGCAATAAAATTCAAAAAGAGATCGTAAAGGATCGTAAAAAATTCCATTCCAACAGCATTGAGAATTTTGAATATTTATTTTTGGTGGATTCATGTGAAAAGAAGATGATTGATAAGCAACTTCTATCTGAACTACAGCAAAAATTATCTACTGGAATTACTTCCCTACCTGATAGACAAAAGGAAGTAATCCACTTGCTGTTTTTTGAAAACAAAACCTATGAGGAAGTTTCCAATATCATGAGCATCAACCTTCGCTCAGTTTATACCCTGGCTTGGAAAGCCATCAGTAAATTAAAGAAACTTATCGCAGCCATATCTTTATTACTTTTCGCTTGCAATTTTTAA